A genomic region of Runella rosea contains the following coding sequences:
- a CDS encoding pyridoxamine 5'-phosphate oxidase family protein, translating into MGKFHPSIHQSHQDFIQKQHLFFVSTAPLNPDGHINLSPKGLDCFRVLSENKVAYMDLISSGNETSAHTLENGRITFMFCSFDHNPLILRLYGKGFTVLPSSDDWATYAPHFTLYPSTRQIIVADINLVQTSCGFGVPEFEYKGERSIHFDWAEKKGKSGLAEYVQKNNLISLDGLPSNLGLTQK; encoded by the coding sequence ATGGGAAAATTCCATCCTTCCATCCACCAATCGCACCAAGATTTCATTCAAAAACAACACCTATTTTTTGTTAGTACCGCACCACTCAACCCCGACGGACACATCAATCTGTCGCCCAAGGGTTTGGATTGTTTTCGGGTTTTGTCAGAAAATAAAGTGGCCTACATGGATCTAATAAGCAGCGGCAACGAAACCTCCGCCCATACGCTCGAAAACGGCCGTATTACGTTTATGTTTTGTTCTTTTGACCATAATCCACTCATTTTGAGGCTCTATGGAAAAGGTTTTACCGTTTTGCCATCCTCCGACGATTGGGCAACTTACGCCCCCCATTTTACGCTTTATCCAAGTACGCGCCAGATAATTGTGGCTGATATTAACTTGGTTCAAACCTCTTGTGGGTTTGGTGTACCCGAATTTGAGTATAAAGGAGAGCGAAGCATCCATTTTGATTGGGCGGAGAAGAAAGGGAAAAGTGGATTAGCCGAATACGTACAGAAAAATAATTTAATCAGCCTCGACGGCCTTCCTTCTAACTTGGGTTTGACCCAAAAATAA
- a CDS encoding YncE family protein encodes MKKLRFRLLLLTLSLGVIALFTHTIPKKKQEEKAIKRYLYVATPGIRNYLEYGGHGLVVFDIDNNYQFVKRIPTAGLDAEGKPINVKGICASLATNSIYISTITTLQCIDLTTEKVKWERKYDEGCDRMAISPDGKTIYLPTFEKDYWSVVDAATGDVKQKIVLNSGAHNTVFGLNGKEVYLAGLRSPYLTVVNAQKPTETRQVGPFSASIRPFTVNGKQTLCFVNVNDLLGFEIGDLKTGKMLHRVVVSGVQKGPVKRHGCPSHGVGLTPDEKEVWVVDGANQQVHFFDATVMPSRQIGSLSLRDQPGWITFSLDGKHAYPSTGEIIDVATHKIITTLQGENGQGVHSEKMIEVHFNGQKPVQIGDQFGLGRKR; translated from the coding sequence ATGAAAAAGCTTCGATTCCGGCTTTTGCTATTGACCTTGTCTTTAGGGGTCATTGCCCTTTTTACCCATACCATTCCCAAGAAAAAGCAAGAAGAAAAAGCCATCAAACGCTACCTCTACGTAGCAACGCCCGGCATACGAAATTACCTCGAATACGGCGGACATGGTTTAGTGGTCTTTGATATTGACAATAATTATCAGTTTGTCAAACGCATTCCTACGGCGGGGTTAGACGCGGAAGGCAAACCCATAAACGTAAAAGGAATTTGTGCGAGTTTGGCCACCAACAGCATCTATATCAGTACAATCACCACCTTGCAATGCATTGATTTAACGACCGAAAAAGTAAAATGGGAACGTAAATACGACGAAGGCTGCGACCGCATGGCCATCTCTCCCGACGGCAAAACGATTTACCTACCTACGTTTGAAAAAGACTATTGGTCGGTGGTAGATGCCGCTACGGGTGACGTAAAACAGAAGATTGTCCTCAATTCAGGCGCTCACAACACTGTTTTCGGATTGAACGGAAAAGAGGTCTATTTGGCGGGCTTACGCTCGCCTTACTTAACCGTGGTGAATGCCCAAAAACCCACTGAAACCCGTCAAGTTGGCCCATTCAGTGCGTCTATTCGTCCTTTTACCGTCAATGGAAAACAAACGTTGTGTTTTGTAAATGTCAACGATTTGCTGGGTTTTGAAATCGGCGACCTCAAAACGGGTAAAATGCTGCATCGCGTTGTAGTCAGTGGGGTGCAGAAAGGCCCCGTCAAACGCCACGGGTGCCCCAGCCATGGTGTCGGACTTACACCCGACGAAAAGGAAGTTTGGGTCGTAGACGGTGCCAACCAACAAGTCCACTTTTTTGATGCCACGGTCATGCCTTCCCGCCAAATCGGTAGCCTATCCTTACGTGACCAACCAGGCTGGATTACGTTCAGTTTGGATGGGAAACACGCCTACCCTTCCACGGGAGAAATCATCGATGTCGCCACGCACAAAATCATTACGACGCTCCAAGGAGAAAACGGACAGGGAGTCCACAGCGAAAAAATGATTGAAGTTCACTTCAACGGTCAAAAACCCGTGCAAATAGGCGACCAATTCGGTTTGGGACGTAAGCGTTAA
- a CDS encoding VF530 family protein: MQNPQANNPLHGITLEMMLNHLVAHYGWETMSEYVNIRCFQYDPSIKSSLAFLRKTPWARAKVEQLYLMSLND, encoded by the coding sequence ATGCAAAATCCGCAAGCCAATAATCCCCTTCATGGCATCACCCTTGAAATGATGCTGAATCACCTGGTTGCTCATTATGGGTGGGAAACCATGAGTGAGTACGTCAATATTCGTTGTTTTCAATACGACCCAAGCATCAAATCTAGCCTAGCATTTCTTCGAAAAACGCCTTGGGCGCGGGCTAAAGTGGAACAACTGTATTTGATGAGTCTGAATGATTAA
- a CDS encoding alkaline phosphatase yields the protein MKRFFLPVLVAVFAILQSHSQITYTPANAHSHNDYAQANPFFGAYNLQCGAIEADVFLKDGELMVAHHPDEIKPERTFHALYLQPLAAQHREGKIYPLQLLIDLKTSAGPTLETLVNHLNRFPYVFGDNKSVKVVISGNMPSPNDFGKYPSWVSFDGRFEETYSDAALARVPLFSAPFSTVSRWTGVGLFPKEDRERLVELVNRAHQKGKKVRFWGTPDNEAVWKELMAVGVDWIGTDAPQALANYFKSTKPADSQYTNTVPAYTPYQPSYKSDGSNKTPKNIIFLIGDGMGLAQMHTGMIANHGQLHMALFRHLGLMQTQPAETFITDSAAAGTALATGYKTKNGTIGMDATLVARPSLTVTAKQKGKKCAVISSGPITDATPAVFYAHQPKRSMQEEIAADFLKEPLDILAGGGAKYFFERKDKANLGDSLKARQYDVIRKYAEITNQNKAEKFVVLDDQATLSIEKGRGNFLPLTVKESISHFQKTAKKGFFIMAEGAQIDYAGHANNTGYVVNEVLDFDQAVGEALRFADEDGQTLVIVTADHETGAMSITGGSESEGMIKGNFGSKGHSAIMVPVYAYGPQSQQFGGIYQNTELSNRIRRLLEESK from the coding sequence ATGAAACGTTTTTTTTTACCAGTCCTTGTCGCTGTATTTGCCATTCTGCAAAGCCATAGCCAAATTACGTACACTCCCGCCAATGCACACTCGCACAACGATTATGCTCAGGCCAATCCTTTTTTCGGCGCTTACAACCTCCAATGTGGGGCCATCGAAGCCGATGTTTTTCTTAAAGACGGTGAACTGATGGTAGCGCACCATCCTGATGAAATCAAGCCTGAGCGCACCTTTCATGCCTTGTATTTGCAGCCGCTCGCCGCGCAGCATCGTGAGGGAAAAATCTATCCCTTACAATTATTGATTGACCTAAAGACCTCCGCTGGACCTACCCTAGAAACATTGGTCAATCACCTAAACCGTTTTCCGTACGTTTTTGGGGATAACAAATCTGTCAAAGTGGTTATCAGCGGCAACATGCCTTCACCTAATGATTTTGGGAAATACCCCTCTTGGGTTTCGTTTGACGGGCGATTTGAAGAAACATATTCTGACGCCGCCTTGGCCCGTGTGCCATTGTTCAGTGCTCCTTTCAGTACCGTTTCTCGTTGGACAGGTGTTGGTTTATTTCCCAAAGAAGACCGGGAAAGATTGGTTGAGTTGGTCAATCGTGCCCATCAAAAAGGAAAAAAAGTTCGTTTCTGGGGAACACCTGACAATGAGGCAGTTTGGAAAGAACTGATGGCGGTAGGCGTTGATTGGATTGGAACCGATGCCCCACAGGCACTGGCAAATTATTTTAAAAGTACAAAACCTGCCGATAGCCAATATACCAACACAGTTCCCGCTTATACGCCTTACCAACCCTCCTATAAAAGTGACGGTAGCAACAAAACGCCCAAAAACATCATTTTTTTGATTGGCGACGGCATGGGTCTTGCCCAAATGCACACTGGTATGATTGCCAATCACGGACAGCTGCACATGGCGTTGTTTAGACATCTTGGTTTAATGCAAACCCAACCCGCTGAAACATTCATCACCGACTCGGCCGCCGCGGGCACCGCCTTGGCCACGGGATATAAAACCAAAAACGGGACCATTGGCATGGATGCCACCTTGGTAGCCCGTCCTTCGCTGACCGTAACGGCTAAACAAAAAGGAAAAAAATGCGCCGTTATTTCGTCAGGCCCCATCACGGATGCAACCCCTGCGGTTTTTTATGCCCATCAGCCCAAGCGTAGTATGCAGGAAGAAATCGCCGCCGATTTCCTGAAAGAGCCCTTGGATATTTTGGCGGGTGGCGGGGCCAAATACTTTTTTGAGCGCAAAGACAAAGCTAATCTCGGAGATTCACTCAAAGCGCGCCAGTACGATGTTATTCGTAAATATGCAGAAATAACCAACCAGAATAAAGCTGAAAAATTCGTCGTTTTGGATGACCAAGCCACACTGTCAATTGAAAAAGGGCGTGGCAATTTTCTACCATTAACGGTAAAAGAAAGCATCAGTCACTTCCAGAAAACGGCAAAAAAGGGCTTTTTTATCATGGCCGAAGGAGCACAAATCGACTACGCTGGCCACGCCAATAATACAGGTTATGTGGTCAATGAGGTGCTGGATTTTGACCAGGCGGTGGGAGAAGCGCTACGTTTTGCCGATGAAGACGGCCAAACGCTCGTCATTGTCACCGCCGACCACGAAACGGGGGCCATGAGCATTACAGGTGGTAGTGAATCGGAAGGCATGATTAAAGGAAATTTTGGTTCTAAAGGCCACTCTGCCATCATGGTTCCAGTGTATGCCTACGGCCCTCAATCCCAACAATTTGGTGGAATTTACCAGAATACCGAACTTTCCAACCGCATTCGTCGATTACTAGAAGAATCAAAATAA
- a CDS encoding DUF3817 domain-containing protein, giving the protein MINLLKNTIGRLRIIGFLEGISFLVLLFIAMPLKYIAGQPMAVKITGMAHGVLFVLYILYVVMAAVEYSWSIKKSVLAFIASLVPFGTFWADAKLFR; this is encoded by the coding sequence ATGATAAATTTGCTTAAAAACACCATTGGACGTCTTCGAATCATCGGCTTTTTAGAAGGTATTTCTTTTCTGGTACTTCTCTTCATCGCCATGCCTTTAAAATACATAGCGGGCCAGCCAATGGCCGTAAAAATCACTGGCATGGCCCACGGAGTGCTGTTTGTATTGTATATTTTGTACGTTGTAATGGCCGCCGTCGAATACAGTTGGTCGATAAAAAAATCGGTACTGGCTTTTATTGCTTCGTTGGTTCCTTTCGGGACTTTTTGGGCGGATGCGAAATTGTTTCGCTAA
- a CDS encoding glycerate kinase yields the protein MKFLLAPDKFRGSLTAYEVCQAMRDGIREVIPEAEIVVLPMADGGEGTAEILTLNAGGKMHTAFVSDPLGRSIEADYGLSADGQTAYIEMATASGLRLLHSDERNPLKTTTFGSGQLILEASEKGARHIILGIGGSATTDGGIGMAAALGWQFLDVNGIGLSPNGESLTKIHQINPPQHLPEITVEVACDVTAPLFGPDGAAHVYAPQKGADAAMVAQLELGLQHLAGVVKRDFDVDIAHVAGTGAAGGLGFGALFFLNATLKEGVKIVMEQTHFESHLTDTDLVLTGEGKIDEQTLQGKLIAGIAGAAQKRGIPVAALCGALMVSPADLAHLGISYATSILPRPMSLQEAIPYAYEGVKNSTHYLIKLLNQVKK from the coding sequence ATGAAATTTTTGCTTGCACCCGATAAATTCCGTGGTTCCTTGACGGCTTATGAAGTATGTCAGGCCATGAGAGACGGTATTCGTGAAGTGATTCCAGAAGCTGAAATCGTGGTGCTTCCTATGGCAGACGGAGGGGAAGGAACCGCCGAGATTCTGACGCTCAATGCGGGAGGTAAAATGCATACTGCCTTTGTTTCCGATCCATTGGGGCGCAGCATTGAAGCAGATTACGGGCTTTCTGCCGATGGTCAAACGGCATACATTGAAATGGCTACTGCTTCTGGATTGCGCTTACTTCACTCAGATGAGCGTAATCCTCTCAAAACCACAACATTTGGTTCTGGTCAACTTATTCTGGAGGCTTCTGAAAAAGGAGCACGTCATATCATTCTCGGCATTGGTGGTAGCGCTACTACCGACGGCGGCATTGGCATGGCGGCAGCTTTGGGGTGGCAGTTTTTGGATGTCAATGGCATTGGTTTATCCCCCAATGGCGAAAGTTTAACCAAAATTCATCAAATAAATCCGCCCCAACATTTACCCGAAATAACGGTTGAAGTAGCTTGTGATGTAACAGCTCCGCTTTTCGGACCAGACGGCGCGGCACACGTATATGCGCCTCAGAAGGGGGCAGATGCGGCGATGGTAGCGCAACTAGAACTCGGGTTGCAGCATTTAGCAGGGGTCGTAAAACGTGATTTTGACGTAGATATAGCCCACGTTGCGGGCACGGGAGCGGCAGGTGGTTTGGGATTTGGGGCATTATTTTTTCTGAATGCTACCCTGAAAGAAGGGGTTAAAATTGTGATGGAACAGACCCATTTTGAATCACATTTGACCGATACCGATTTGGTGTTAACGGGGGAAGGAAAAATTGATGAACAAACATTGCAAGGGAAACTCATCGCAGGAATTGCGGGTGCTGCTCAAAAGCGCGGCATTCCCGTAGCAGCGCTATGCGGGGCGTTGATGGTGTCTCCTGCCGACCTAGCGCATTTGGGGATTTCGTACGCCACTTCTATTTTGCCCCGTCCGATGAGTCTCCAAGAAGCAATACCCTATGCTTATGAAGGAGTCAAAAACAGTACCCATTATCTCATAAAACTACTGAATCAAGTCAAAAAATAG
- a CDS encoding penicillin-binding protein 1A: protein MAFLKGKYRKSIILFWQLATVVIGGAVLYISAVYFNFFWLFGGMPDLKAIENPESQVASEILTADGQTLSKYFIENRTPVEFDQLSPNIVKALIATEDARFVKHSGIDPRSMFRVLKGVASSEQGTTGGGSTLTQQLAKNLFQTRSDKYKGALGDLPLIKTVIAKTKEWILSVRLERNYTKQEIMTMYLNTVSFGNNADGIKTASRTYFKKEPWNLDLTEAALLVGMLQNPSRFNPRVFKERALERRNVVMGQMVKYGFLTQEAFYVNKLKPLGLNFNIENHNTGPAPYFREVLRDWMKTWLAQYNQENGTEYDLYTDGLRIYTTLDSRMQDYAEQAAEQHMKDQQAKFFNHFKELKMNPWVVKGTNGGYVPDPNFERRAVKRSWRYRELKRTLGEDEEKIWAELRKPIKMKVFSWRGDRDTIMSPLDSIKYYNKFLRIGMVSMDPRNGDVKAWVGGINYKHFKYDQVYQGKRQPGSTFKPFVYCSAINENYVTPCETIMDHQVCIGDWCPKNSTGSFSGQMLTLRQALAKSVNSISAYLMSRVGPRKVVEYAHKLGITSPLPENDVTICLGTPNVSVYEMVNAYCTFANSGKHVDPRFVTRIEDKDGRLLAEFPPNEKEVISPSIAYQMLFVMRGAVEDPWGTAQRLRTQYKLADNNEIAAKTGTTSDYTDGWFMGVTPNLVTGVWVGGEDNHVHFTSMALGQGARIAMPAWGLYMQKVYADPDLAGNDRSPYRRDRFNKPDGMDVNIGCGGVKIDTMNTYLRPKVTDDESILF, encoded by the coding sequence ATGGCATTTTTGAAAGGAAAGTATCGCAAATCCATTATTTTATTTTGGCAATTGGCCACCGTTGTGATAGGAGGGGCTGTTTTATATATAAGCGCCGTTTATTTTAATTTCTTTTGGCTTTTTGGCGGAATGCCCGATTTGAAAGCCATCGAAAACCCTGAGAGTCAGGTTGCTTCTGAAATTCTTACGGCCGATGGACAGACACTTTCTAAGTATTTTATCGAAAATCGTACACCTGTTGAGTTTGACCAGCTTTCGCCTAATATCGTCAAAGCCCTTATTGCGACGGAAGATGCCCGTTTTGTAAAACACTCAGGTATTGACCCACGCTCGATGTTTCGGGTGTTGAAAGGTGTTGCTTCAAGTGAGCAAGGAACCACTGGTGGAGGAAGTACGCTGACCCAACAATTGGCCAAGAACCTGTTTCAAACCCGAAGCGATAAATATAAAGGAGCTTTGGGAGATCTTCCTCTCATCAAAACCGTCATTGCCAAAACCAAAGAATGGATACTGTCGGTGAGGTTGGAGCGTAATTATACCAAACAGGAAATCATGACGATGTACCTCAACACCGTTTCGTTTGGTAACAATGCCGACGGGATTAAGACCGCGTCAAGAACATATTTTAAGAAAGAACCCTGGAATCTGGATTTGACCGAGGCGGCCTTGTTGGTAGGGATGTTGCAGAACCCTTCCCGTTTCAACCCGCGTGTATTTAAAGAAAGGGCCCTGGAGCGCAGGAATGTGGTGATGGGCCAAATGGTCAAATACGGTTTTCTGACGCAGGAGGCATTTTATGTGAATAAATTAAAACCCTTGGGTTTGAATTTTAACATTGAAAACCACAACACTGGTCCTGCCCCTTATTTTAGAGAAGTATTGCGCGATTGGATGAAGACGTGGCTTGCCCAGTATAATCAAGAGAACGGGACTGAGTATGATTTGTATACTGATGGACTACGGATATATACAACCCTTGATTCTCGGATGCAGGACTATGCCGAGCAGGCCGCTGAGCAACACATGAAAGACCAGCAAGCTAAGTTTTTCAATCATTTTAAAGAGCTCAAAATGAATCCGTGGGTGGTAAAAGGCACCAACGGAGGTTACGTACCTGACCCCAATTTTGAAAGAAGAGCCGTAAAACGCAGTTGGCGGTACCGTGAATTAAAACGTACTTTGGGAGAAGATGAAGAAAAAATATGGGCTGAATTGCGTAAACCCATCAAAATGAAGGTGTTTTCGTGGCGAGGCGATCGGGATACCATCATGAGTCCGCTGGATTCTATTAAGTACTATAACAAGTTTTTGCGCATCGGAATGGTCTCGATGGACCCGCGTAACGGCGACGTGAAAGCATGGGTTGGCGGAATTAATTATAAGCATTTTAAGTACGACCAAGTGTATCAGGGCAAGCGCCAACCAGGCTCCACTTTTAAACCATTTGTGTATTGCTCCGCCATTAACGAAAACTACGTTACCCCCTGCGAAACCATCATGGATCATCAGGTTTGCATTGGAGATTGGTGTCCTAAGAATTCAACGGGGTCTTTTTCGGGTCAAATGCTGACATTGCGGCAAGCATTGGCAAAGTCAGTTAACTCCATTAGTGCATACTTGATGAGTAGAGTCGGTCCTCGGAAGGTGGTGGAATATGCTCATAAACTGGGGATTACGAGCCCGCTACCCGAAAATGATGTAACAATTTGTTTGGGAACCCCTAACGTTTCGGTGTACGAAATGGTGAATGCGTATTGCACTTTTGCCAATAGCGGCAAACATGTTGACCCACGTTTTGTAACCCGTATTGAAGATAAAGATGGGCGTTTGTTGGCGGAGTTTCCGCCGAATGAAAAAGAAGTAATTAGCCCAAGCATTGCCTACCAAATGTTGTTTGTAATGCGCGGTGCCGTGGAAGACCCTTGGGGAACGGCGCAACGTCTGCGGACGCAGTACAAATTGGCAGATAATAACGAGATTGCTGCCAAAACGGGAACGACTTCCGATTATACTGATGGCTGGTTTATGGGGGTTACTCCTAATTTGGTCACGGGCGTTTGGGTAGGTGGCGAAGATAACCACGTTCACTTTACCTCAATGGCACTTGGGCAGGGGGCGCGGATAGCCATGCCTGCGTGGGGATTGTACATGCAAAAAGTCTACGCCGATCCAGATTTGGCTGGAAACGATCGCTCTCCGTATCGTCGTGACCGATTCAATAAACCAGACGGAATGGACGTAAACATCGGATGCGGCGGGGTGAAAATTGACACGATGAATACCTATTTACGTCCGAAAGTAACCGACGACGAAAGTATATTATTTTAG
- the porW gene encoding type IX secretion system periplasmic lipoprotein PorW/SprE translates to MRVNQLLTYSTKLQLLLLLGITSFVTGCSQYSTGRLSVGYHNLNAKFNAYVIARDKMREAEIAMRRNRKEDYNQILPILPVLDSLEAQPVGDLLQDVIKKASLVPDRHQNSKWVDNAYVLIGKARLYKGQFTDGIETLRYVNAKGRDEEDKHEGLIWLMRAYVETKDYNSALSVAEFLRSQPLNDKNTRDYYLVKAYLHQQKQEYILALAILEETFDLLPKGEETARIHFAAAQMYDFLEKPQAANAHYKEVFRNRPPYDLSFFANMNSLQNEALTSNEVSTEGGFKRMLNDRKNSDLRDRLYYSMGVIETRKKNYPKAIRFFEESIRQTTTNTTQVPYTYLEMAKVYYDKLQNYELAKAYFDSSLALLPRTSPQFQKITERKDVLDEFVKQLTTIRTEDSLQRLSQMNPATLDKFLDGVIEKEIEEQERKVKEAQKLVEQARTLNANALNFNGDPADRFVLYDLVALNQGKLEFKQRWGNRALEDDWRRSSKVATLLTQTDNITPVANGQKPATVDGADITKLTKDSPEWKAKKDALYRNIPLRKQELDASNQRMEDAYYKLGKIYKFSLIEPENAVKTFLTTLERFPTTNYKPEIYYLLFLTDQKNNQDNWKAKLLAEFPNSSYTRLLTKANGSIAATGNLELEALKDYEKILGLYQKANFSEAYAQLEMAMVTYSGSKIEDKYALLRIYLLGKLQGREAYLKALNSFIKDFPTSPLLPRVREVLEAQQSTSIKKNG, encoded by the coding sequence ATGCGAGTCAACCAACTTCTAACCTATTCTACAAAGCTCCAACTGCTTCTGCTGTTGGGAATTACGTCATTTGTGACGGGCTGCTCGCAGTACAGTACCGGAAGATTGAGTGTGGGGTATCACAACCTCAATGCTAAATTTAATGCCTACGTCATTGCCCGCGACAAAATGCGCGAAGCAGAGATTGCCATGCGGCGAAATCGTAAGGAGGACTACAATCAAATTCTCCCTATTCTTCCCGTACTGGATTCGCTCGAAGCGCAACCCGTGGGGGATTTGCTTCAGGATGTCATCAAAAAAGCGTCGTTGGTGCCCGACCGCCATCAAAATAGTAAGTGGGTGGACAATGCTTACGTTCTGATTGGTAAAGCGCGTTTGTACAAAGGCCAATTTACGGATGGCATCGAAACGCTTCGCTATGTCAACGCCAAAGGACGCGACGAAGAAGACAAACATGAGGGGTTGATTTGGTTGATGCGGGCTTACGTCGAAACCAAAGATTACAACAGTGCGCTCAGTGTGGCTGAATTTTTGCGTAGTCAGCCCTTAAATGATAAAAATACGCGCGATTACTATTTGGTCAAGGCCTACCTTCACCAACAAAAACAGGAGTATATTTTGGCGTTGGCGATTTTGGAAGAAACGTTTGATTTGTTGCCCAAAGGGGAAGAAACGGCACGAATTCATTTTGCCGCCGCTCAGATGTACGATTTTTTGGAAAAGCCGCAGGCGGCCAATGCCCATTATAAAGAAGTGTTTCGCAATCGACCTCCGTACGATTTGAGTTTTTTTGCAAACATGAATTCATTGCAAAACGAAGCCCTGACCTCCAACGAGGTATCGACCGAAGGAGGATTTAAGCGGATGCTCAATGATCGTAAAAACAGTGACCTGCGCGACCGCCTGTACTATTCAATGGGTGTGATTGAAACGCGTAAGAAAAACTACCCGAAAGCCATTCGTTTTTTTGAGGAATCTATTCGGCAAACCACCACCAATACCACCCAAGTGCCCTATACCTACCTCGAAATGGCGAAGGTGTACTATGATAAACTCCAGAACTACGAATTAGCCAAAGCCTATTTTGACAGCTCATTGGCGCTTTTGCCCCGAACCTCTCCCCAATTTCAAAAGATTACGGAGCGAAAAGATGTGCTGGACGAGTTCGTAAAACAGCTCACTACGATTCGGACCGAAGACAGCTTGCAGCGGCTTTCGCAGATGAATCCCGCGACTTTAGATAAATTTTTGGATGGTGTAATCGAAAAAGAAATTGAAGAACAAGAGCGAAAAGTAAAAGAAGCCCAAAAGTTGGTGGAGCAGGCTAGAACCCTCAATGCCAATGCTTTGAACTTTAACGGAGACCCTGCCGACCGCTTTGTTTTGTACGACCTCGTGGCATTGAATCAGGGAAAATTGGAGTTTAAGCAGCGTTGGGGAAATCGGGCGTTGGAAGATGATTGGCGGCGAAGTTCAAAAGTGGCTACTTTATTGACCCAAACGGACAATATTACCCCCGTGGCAAACGGTCAAAAGCCAGCAACCGTGGATGGAGCAGATATTACAAAATTAACCAAAGACTCGCCCGAGTGGAAAGCAAAAAAAGATGCGTTGTACCGTAATATCCCTCTCAGAAAGCAGGAACTTGACGCCTCCAATCAACGCATGGAAGACGCTTATTATAAACTAGGCAAGATTTATAAGTTTAGTTTAATTGAACCCGAAAACGCCGTCAAAACATTTTTGACCACTTTAGAACGTTTCCCAACGACAAATTATAAGCCTGAAATTTATTATCTGCTCTTCTTGACCGACCAAAAAAATAATCAGGATAATTGGAAAGCTAAGCTGCTGGCGGAGTTTCCAAACTCTTCCTACACCCGGCTACTGACAAAGGCCAATGGGAGTATTGCCGCCACGGGTAATTTAGAACTGGAAGCGCTCAAAGATTACGAGAAAATACTAGGGTTATACCAAAAAGCCAATTTCTCAGAGGCTTATGCCCAACTGGAAATGGCAATGGTGACTTATTCTGGAAGTAAAATTGAAGACAAATATGCCTTGCTTCGGATTTATCTGCTTGGCAAACTTCAGGGGCGCGAAGCCTACCTTAAAGCGCTGAACAGCTTCATTAAAGATTTTCCGACCAGTCCGTTACTGCCTCGTGTACGAGAGGTTTTGGAAGCCCAACAATCCACATCTATCAAGAAAAATGGCTAA
- a CDS encoding DUF2452 domain-containing protein yields MVENPINPDKVAENPGLMAYAHSVGGAVIKPEDMGKVKGKAVLAMRQQTERQLGQIYQQMATLAQQAKELRQRVDVSERIYAAHMNFEPVLNEVYYVYEKEDGSDVLSMIAPGEWGRSYKYSRYIAKVTMLADHTWHVEYNESQS; encoded by the coding sequence ATGGTAGAGAACCCTATCAATCCCGACAAAGTAGCTGAAAACCCCGGACTTATGGCGTATGCCCACTCGGTAGGCGGCGCAGTCATTAAGCCCGAAGATATGGGCAAAGTCAAAGGCAAGGCAGTGTTGGCCATGCGTCAACAAACCGAAAGGCAGCTCGGACAGATTTATCAACAAATGGCAACGCTGGCCCAACAAGCCAAAGAGTTGCGTCAGCGCGTTGATGTTTCGGAACGAATTTATGCGGCCCACATGAATTTTGAACCAGTGCTCAACGAAGTTTATTATGTGTACGAAAAAGAAGACGGCAGCGACGTGCTTTCCATGATTGCACCGGGCGAGTGGGGCCGTTCGTATAAATACAGTCGCTATATTGCCAAAGTTACGATGCTTGCCGACCACACATGGCACGTCGAATACAATGAAAGTCAGTCATAA